The Anastrepha ludens isolate Willacy chromosome 2, idAnaLude1.1, whole genome shotgun sequence DNA window AAGTTCTCCATGAAGACTTTTTACTTtcctttcttatatattttcagTTTGTCATAATACAGGTCCCATTCGTTTTCGCTTTGGGAGAGTTTGGctctgttgaattgtttcctgcAATTCTTTTGTAGCTTTTTCAGTTCGGGTGGCTTATTCTTCCCTCTATGCTTAGCTGCTGGACAAGCCTTATGCAGGGCTTGGTTGCAGCAATTAGTCAGTCTATTGACCATGTTATCTAATGTCTCTATAATAGAAGGGTTGAAAGGGGGACCCGTGGGCAAACGTTTTGCTAGTTCTTGAGAATATCTTAGCCAGTTTATTTGCCTAGGGTTCCTGAATTTTCGTGCCTTAGGTTGAATGACCTCTTCCTAGAGCGTGCATTCTATatatctgtgatcagagaatgaaTATGCATTGCCATATAAAAAGACCATAGCTGGTGCTAGTTACCACCTGTCTCCCAGCTTATCGCAGTTGTGTCTGTATTGCTATATTTGTGGATCATAAATATGGTTAGTTCTGTTTTTGCCATAATACAAGATCTTGATTTACCTTCACAGTCCGCTGTGTATAACCTATATTTCGGTGTCCTCAATCCGCAAATGCGCCCTTCATTGATCCATGGCTCCTGAATGAGGACAAAATCATGGTTGTCGGCTACCATGCGATCAATTAGGGCTGCTGAGCAAGAGAATCCACATAACTTTTCCCCgtcatataatttttgaaatatcacCAAACAACGGCTTGGGATTAACGAAAAAATGGTagaagttgaaattaaaattggaattagaaatttgctattttatcataaataaattttatttatgcaaaaatatttatattttaaaaaaatatgtaagcaaACGAGTTTcgaaacatttattttactcATTTCGTAAACTTAACAtaactggaaaaatttaaaatataagttgtcccaaaactaatcatcctatcgaaaggtttataatttttgcaaattttttttttttttttagttattagtattttcattgcaactagtataacattacatatatatactaacgagcaatttttgtggagttttgttacaacaaataatttgagttaatcctcagcaaaatacaattcatacttttaactgatttttatttattaattagtttaaatctaGAGGTTTTTTACGTTTGAGCCTTCGTTTCCATTTTGTATTATCGTTAAGAATCAAGGCTTCATTGTTCACATGCTTGCTTAGTCGCTCTGCGTgcgactttgcaaatttctttatggTTGCCGTAACCGAATCAATATTGAGGTCACGTTCTAGATCTTGCGTCCTAATGTACCATGGAGCACAAACTGCATGCTTGAGTGCCTTAGTCTGAAATCTTTGTATATGCGCTGTGTTACTATAGCTGGTGCAACCCCATAGCTGAATCCCATAGGTCCAGATAGGTTTgagaatttgtttgtaaagcAGTATCTTGTTGAGTGCGGATAACGCTGATTGCTTACCCATTAGCCAatgcatattttggaattttaggtccagttcttctcttttctttttcacgtgCGCACTCCACCTAAGTTTCGTGTCGAGCGTCATACCTAGATACTTTGCTGTATTAGAGTATGCTACTTTAATGCTGTTTATGTATATTGGCAGGTAGTTGGTCTGTTTGTTTGTAAAGTTGATGTGTACAGGCTTTGTTTCGTTCAGTTTAATGTGCCACTTATCTGTCCAATTGTATATTTTACTGATAGCAAACTGCAGTTGTATAGTAGACTCTATTTCTGTCTTTCCGACGGTTAATATTGCAGTATCATCAGCAAATGTtgctataaagcaatttctgctgttTGGCAGGTCGTGAGTGAAAAGTAGATAGAGAAGAGGTCCAAGCACACTTCCTTGCGGCACACCAGCTTTTATCTCTTTCACTTCAGAGAACTCATCTTCGTACCTGACGCGAAAATAGCGCTCAAACAGgtaggtttttaagatattaaaacattttgttggcagtacattctttattttccacAGCAGGCCAGCATGACATACTTTATCGAAAGCTTTAGAGACATCGAGAAATACAGCtgaacagacatttttttcttcaaatgtgttCTCGATGATATGAGTTAATCTGTGAATTTGGTCAAGAGTTGAGTGGCGCGcgcgaaatccaaattggtgtgttggtattatttgtttattttctatgatATTGCTCAGGCGCtttatcaaacatttttccaacAGTTTTGACAAGATGGGCAACAGTGAAATTGGTCGATATGATGCTACATCGTTTGGAGGCTTTCCTGGTTTCAGAATCATgatgacatcagctattttccAATAGATTGGAAAGTATTGCAGCTTAAAGCAAGCATTCATTATGATTGTTAGCTTAGTAACGATGTTTCGTGGAACTTGTTTGAGGACTTCGGCAGTTATTAAATCAAACCCTGGAGATTTTTTCGACTTCAACTTTAGTATCTCGGCGCACATCTCATCTTCAGTTATGGGTACTATATCGCCATAATTATCATTGGCTATGCcatcattatttagtattggTGATGTGTCGCTATTGGGTGTAAAGATTTTTGCTAgataatctgaaaatatgtttgctttttctATGTTGGTTTTCGCCCATCCATTATTGCCTATTTTGATTGGTGGATTATGGTTAGCTGGCTGTTTAAGCTTTTTGGTGCATTTCCATAGTGAGTAGTTTGtgtctcttttattatttaattgctgtgCGTAGTTTGTAAATgattgatttttgtattctttaattttatggcTGAGATCTTTCGCTGCTTTGTTCAAAGCTGCTTTATCAACAGGGGATCTTGTTTGATGCCACCTACGCCGCAATTTTCGCTGCTTTAGCACCATTTCTTTTATATCTTTTGTGTATTTGTGGTCAgcggaaattttcattaaaggaGGTGTGCTCGACCAAGCAGAGTGTTGTATTTCTCTCGTCAGTTTTAAAACTTCGTCATCTATCTTTGTTGTTGATTCCATTGGAAACGTATTGTCTTCAGATTCTTCTAACATTTTGCGGAAATAATCCCAGTCGGTAAATTGACTAGTTAATTTGAGAACTGGATCACGTAACACTACCGTTTCGCTGAGAGTTAGATAGATTGGCGAGTGATCTGAATTCATGTCTAgcccattttcaatattaagataaGCACTGGAGACTTTTCTGGTGATGAAGAAATCGATAAGGTCCTGATTTTTTTGTGGATCAGATGACCAATACGTTGGTATCCATGAAGATGCAGTGTTACAGTTTGTTTGTTGAAGCGCTTTGAAGAGCTCCCTTCCTTTAGTGGTTGTTAGCCTAGATCCCCAATGGATATGTTTAGCATTAAAATCACCGCCcataatgaattttgttttatgacgcTCAATAAGATGGACATATTGATCGTATTTGATTTGGTGCCTTGGAGGACTATAAACAGCTGTCAATGCTAGATCACCTCCAGCATTAATTGTAATGGTGGTGGCTTGGAATTCATTGgtgctgactttttcttgttcgtaGTGTTTAATATTGCTTGTAATAATTACGGCACTTCCGCCTCgggcaatttttgcaaatgatgtCAAATATCATGCATATTTGAAAgttgtgagctagacagcttGAGCCATGATTTTTACTGTAAAGAACATGGGGCGCCCGGAGCAGTATGGCTTTTTTGCGAGACGCTCAACAGTATCCAATTTAGCTGCCTTCTCGGATGATTATATCGATTGAGGGTAATATTTGATTCGTAGCTCACTTTTGCTactcatataaattttattattaccaaATCTTATGTCATGCTTGCTTTTGTTAGGCGACATAGCTCCGATTTCTCCGGCCGTTATACGCTGAAGCTTTTGTATATGAGGTTTGTGCGTTCCAAACTTGAGTATGCATCCTTCATTTGGCCTCCGGTGCCATGCTGCCGGAATTGAACGAAAGTATTCTGACATTTCGCGttgcgaaattttaatttacgctTTCCCTAACTATGAAGCGCGATGATTACTGATTAACTTAAAATCGTTGCAAAACAGGAGAActtattttatctttatcttgcattttttatttgatccGCGGTGCTTTGGACTTTTCGATGCTTCTAGAGAGGATTATCTTTAATATTGCGGCCAGAGCTCTTCGTACATCGGAGTTTTTTAATGTCGGTTCCTTAAAATATGCTTATGCTCGAAATGATCCCATTACTATAGCCTTATTTGAGTTCAATAAAATCTCGAAATGTGttgagatttttcattttcaatagatcacctattgaaatttttgaatatttacaatattataaaaagtttaattgtactctatttttctttttatgtctATTAACCTTAAAATAGGGCTACTTAATCTATAATAATCTACTATACCTATTCATTgacttgataaataaataaattaattaattaaataaataaaaataaagatttccattactcaaaatcaatttttttcatattcagtaaaacagatgattaattttgcgccattttgcaagtaaagtatttttttatttaattcgttacgatatttttcattgttatttCTATCTCACAGCCTTCAGTACTTCCCGGAATTTCCCAGATGCAGCGATCATGCTGCCATAATGATATCCCGTATGGGTGGATGCTGTCCCAAACGCTGCCACATGCGTGAGATTATGGCCTACAATATGATGGTTATGGAAATGATAGCACAGGAAAATGACAATGCGGCCATAGTCGGAGTTTGTCAGATAATTGACATGTCAAATATGGCTGTTGAGCATGCAGCCCAATTAGATGGAGGTCTGTTTAAGAAATGGTGGTATTGGATGAATTATTGCAGTCCGTTACGCATAAATGTGATCTACTGCTTGAATGCACCAAAAGAGATACAAAATTGGTTGACTGTGTTGAAGACACTGCATGTCAAAAGGGAAACAATTCCACCGGTAAGACACAAGacctaataatatttttttttatgaaatattttcgcacttaaataaaacaatattttccatTCCTCATCACAGTTATTTATGATCAAGTCTCTGAAGGATCTATACCAGTATGTACCACAAAAGTGTTTGCCTGAGGAATATGGCGGCGTGAATGGCCATCTACATGAATGCATTTCGTATATGGAGGATTTGTTAAGGAGTTATCGTGATTATTTCGAAGACGAAGTCAATTACGGCACAATTGAAGAGTTGCGCTCTGGTGAAGTTCGGCCCTATGAGGCAGAGTTTGGGGCAGAAGGCAGCTTTCGTAAATTGATAGTGGACTAATGGACaatgaaaaatgtgtaacaGCAAAGATAAAGCCAAAGGCTTTTGCTCATATAGGTATATGCTGTTAGATATTGGGTGGCGAGAGACCCCCTTTAATTCACTTTATAATGATCTAATAAACGAATATTTGTGTCACTGTCAAGTTAATCAATAAATTCACACACCTACACAGTTTTTGTTATCAGTTAGTTCAGCTATCGATACTTgatggaaaaaaattagaagatgtggccaatatcagactgTTAACCGGCTTATAGTGAATTTGAACAAATCCGCTGATTGGCTGACGGAACCGGGATCATAACAGCGATTCGTTTACGAAACaagtgagattgtgttggtgttaTACGAAAGAATCAACACAGTCATTGACTTCGTTACCTTCTGAAAaacaactgattggacgagtgtatgAGTACGTGTAAAATGAGCTGGCAGAATTTGCTCAATTTCGCTTTTCACCGAAGCTGAAGTAATCGTAATGCTTTAGCTATTTTCACTTTTCATTAGAGCACAAAAGCTTGtcagagaaaaaagtttttattcatCTATAGGGCGTCTCATTTGGAACATATATTTTAAGTTTAGtgtgttttgtaaaaaaaagtaacttattattatttttttaatttaattaaattggaaatcaattatatataaatgttttttaaccTATCACTGCAAAAATACTGTCGCTTAAGTCTCCGCACTTCTAGAAGACGGCCCTCATGGGCATCCACCATCGGAACGAGCCGCATTTTTACCCGACTAAGGACTGTCACTGCAGAAGCCTTGCCCGTACATACCTATGTGGGGGATGTTTATGCTGTTTTCAGTAATTAAGACCTTTGCGTAGTAGtttacagcaattttttttactaagaatatatatttatcttcttcttaattggcgcgataaccgctttcgcga harbors:
- the LOC128858317 gene encoding uncharacterized protein LOC128858317; translation: MRPLPPELAKIAREELNESPERVNQDLIILRTWIYQQRYLRARTSADFLIAFLRRCRYSLEETKKRIDAFFNFHNKFPEIISHRRVTENILAINQLGLQYFPEFPRCSDHAAIMISRMGGCCPKRCHMREIMAYNMMVMEMIAQENDNAAIVGVCQIIDMSNMAVEHAAQLDGGLFKKWWYWMNYCSPLRINVIYCLNAPKEIQNWLTVLKTLHVKRETIPPLFMIKSLKDLYQYVPQKCLPEEYGGVNGHLHECISYMEDLLRSYRDYFEDEVNYGTIEELRSGEVRPYEAEFGAEGSFRKLIVD